The DNA region ATCTGTATATCGGCAATCTCTGGCTCTGCCGGCATTCTGCCAACCTATTGGGCAGCTCAAAAAGGGGGAAGGTTAGCCCTTGCCAACAAAGAGTCCTTAGTCTGTGCCGGTAAATTTATCACCGAAGTGGCGAAAGAAATTATCCCCGTTGATAGTGAACACTCTGCAATATTCCAGTGTTTAAATGGTGAAAGGAAGGATAGCGTAAAGGAAATAATTCTTACCGCCTCCGGAGGCCCATTTAGAAAGAGGGAAAATCTTGAGGACGTAACGCCGGAAGAGGCCCTAAAACACCCAAACTGGAGTATGGGAACTAAAGTTACAGTTGACTCCGCAACTCTTATGAACAAGGGACTTGAAGTAATAGAAGCCTGTTGGCTCTTTAACCTCCCTCCCGAAAAAGTAAAGGTCGTCATTCACCCTCAGAGTATAGTACACTCCCTTGTAAGGTTCTCTGATAACTCCGTTATCGCCCAGCTCGGCGTTCCAGACATGAGGATACCTATAGCCTACGCCCTAAGTTATCCTGAGAGGCTACCTTTGGAGGTTGAAGAACTCCGGCTGGAGCTCTTTGGACTGGAGTTAACCTTTGAAGAGCCGGACACTGAACGCTTTCCCTGCTTAGAGCTCGCCTACAAAGCCTTTAAAATGGGCTACCCATACCCAATAGTCCTAAACGCAGCCGATGAAGTCGCCGTTGAAAGCTTCTTAAAGAGAGAAATTCCCTTTACGGCCATACCTAAGGTGATAGAAAAGACTATGGAGTTAGCAGACTTTGAAGAACCCTCATCAGTTGAGGAAGTAGTTGAGATTGATAGAAGAGCAAAAGAACTGGCCAGAAAGGTAGTAGAATGCCTTTAAAGAGAGGCTTCGTCCACGTTTATACCGGGAACGGTAAAGGGAAAACTTCTGCAGCCCTCGGCCTTTGCCTAAGAGCCTTAGGTAGGGGACTCAGCTGTTGCTTCATACAGTTCCTAAAGGGAAAACCTACAGGTGAAATAGAGGCAGTGAAGAAGTTACCAAACTTTCACTTTATCCAGACCGGAAGACCAGATTACGACTTCTGCGTAACGGAAGTTGACAAAGAGCTTGCCCTAAGGGGTTTCCAGCTTGCAGAGGAAGCTATAGAAAAATTTGACATTTTAGTTCTTGATGAGATAAATATTGTTGTTCACTTAGGACTAATTCCCCTAAGTAGGGTCATTGACCTGATAGATAGGAAACCGCCAAGGGTTGAGCTTATCCTAACAGGGAGGCACGCAAAGGCAGAAATCATCAAGCGGGCAGATTACGTAACGGAGTTTTGTCTTGTCAAACACCCGTTTTACAGAGGTGAAAATGCGAGGGAAGGGATTGACTTTTAAGTTGGTAGCCGTATGTTTCTTACCCCTATTCCTCTCAAGCTGTATTCCGTTCCTCGTGGCAGGAGGGGCGGGAATGGCAGCCGGATACATAGCTGGCAAGAAGTACGACATAAAGGTCAGGTCTCCGATAGTGGTTAAAAAGGAAGAGGAAGAGAAACGGTCAAAATGAGAATTACCCTCTCAGAAACTTTCGTCTCCATACAGGGAGAAGGCTTAGACGTTGGCCAACCGGCCTTCTTCATTAGAACTGGAAGGTGTTCCGTAGGCTGTAAGTTCTGCGATACAAGGTATGCATGGAACTCTAAGAAAACAGCACAAGTAACGGAAATTGTAAAAGAAGCTTTAAAATCAAAACTGCCAGAAGTTATCATAACAGGCGGAGAACCCCTTGAGGAAGAAAACCTCCCCCTACTAATTAGACTCCTATCAAAGGAAGAAAGGATAAAAAGAATCACTATAGAAACCTGTGGACACATCTTTAGGGACGACCTGCCGGGGGAAAAACTAAAAATCGTCCTCTCACCTAAACCTCCAACAATGGGAGTTACTTTCCCTGAAGAATCCCTCAAGAAATTCCTGAAAACTTACGAACGTGCCTACATAAAATT from Phorcysia thermohydrogeniphila includes:
- a CDS encoding 1-deoxy-D-xylulose-5-phosphate reductoisomerase; the protein is MKRVLILGSTGSIGESSLDVIRRFPERFKVIGLVAGRNGRKLREQAEIFKPEAVCLVETQEFFSFNGKFYTGLKGVKELIETVDFDICISAISGSAGILPTYWAAQKGGRLALANKESLVCAGKFITEVAKEIIPVDSEHSAIFQCLNGERKDSVKEIILTASGGPFRKRENLEDVTPEEALKHPNWSMGTKVTVDSATLMNKGLEVIEACWLFNLPPEKVKVVIHPQSIVHSLVRFSDNSVIAQLGVPDMRIPIAYALSYPERLPLEVEELRLELFGLELTFEEPDTERFPCLELAYKAFKMGYPYPIVLNAADEVAVESFLKREIPFTAIPKVIEKTMELADFEEPSSVEEVVEIDRRAKELARKVVECL
- a CDS encoding cob(I)yrinic acid a,c-diamide adenosyltransferase — its product is MPLKRGFVHVYTGNGKGKTSAALGLCLRALGRGLSCCFIQFLKGKPTGEIEAVKKLPNFHFIQTGRPDYDFCVTEVDKELALRGFQLAEEAIEKFDILVLDEINIVVHLGLIPLSRVIDLIDRKPPRVELILTGRHAKAEIIKRADYVTEFCLVKHPFYRGENAREGIDF
- a CDS encoding 7-carboxy-7-deazaguanine synthase QueE, producing MRITLSETFVSIQGEGLDVGQPAFFIRTGRCSVGCKFCDTRYAWNSKKTAQVTEIVKEALKSKLPEVIITGGEPLEEENLPLLIRLLSKEERIKRITIETCGHIFRDDLPGEKLKIVLSPKPPTMGVTFPEESLKKFLKTYERAYIKFGVFSQKDFETIKTFAFKNSELIKEPIVIQPLETPFEDYIETCRRVTHMVVEDREFVNAFSVRIIPQVHKLIGLK